In a single window of the Candidatus Eisenbacteria bacterium genome:
- a CDS encoding phosphomannomutase/phosphoglucomutase, translating into MDLEEPSGPPPRRGAQLNPTIFREYDIRGIAERDFDASFARLLGQTFGTLALEHGAARVCVGRDCRLTSDGYAAALIDGIRSTGLGVVEIGVVSTPLVYFAIFHWNLDGGIQITGSHNPSDYNGFKVCLGKEALHGEQIQDLRRRLEAGKFRSGRGTLEQRPVAPEYEEYVVENIGRLAREINVVVDAGNGTAGPVAPGIYRRLGARVTELFCQMDGRFPHHHPDPTVAENMQDLVRAVAKEKAELGIAFDGDADRIGVVDARGRIIWGDELLVLYARDVLARNPGGTIVSEVKCSQRLYDDIAKHGGTGIMWKAGHSLLKAKMKETGALLGGEMSGHIFFKERYFGFDDAAYAGARLLEILGRTGKTVAELLADLPPSVTTPEIRVDCPDEVKFKVADRVRDEFRKAGRDIIDVDGVRVRFDHGWGLLRASNTQPVLVMRFEAQTKAQLAEYQATVEAAVEAARAALGA; encoded by the coding sequence GTGGATCTCGAAGAACCTTCGGGACCGCCACCACGTCGAGGTGCTCAACTGAACCCGACGATCTTCCGCGAATACGACATTCGCGGCATCGCCGAGCGCGACTTCGACGCGAGCTTCGCGCGACTCCTCGGACAGACGTTCGGCACGCTCGCGCTCGAGCACGGCGCCGCGCGCGTCTGCGTGGGTCGCGATTGCCGGCTCACCTCCGACGGCTACGCGGCCGCCCTCATCGACGGCATCCGCTCGACCGGGCTCGGTGTCGTCGAGATCGGCGTCGTGTCGACGCCGCTCGTGTACTTCGCGATCTTCCACTGGAACCTCGACGGCGGCATCCAGATCACCGGCAGCCACAATCCGTCGGACTACAACGGGTTCAAGGTCTGCCTCGGCAAGGAGGCGCTGCACGGCGAGCAGATCCAGGATCTGCGCCGGCGTCTCGAGGCCGGGAAGTTCCGCAGCGGGCGAGGGACGCTGGAGCAGCGTCCGGTGGCACCCGAGTACGAGGAGTACGTCGTCGAGAACATCGGCCGTCTCGCCCGCGAGATCAACGTCGTGGTGGATGCGGGCAACGGGACGGCGGGTCCCGTCGCGCCGGGCATCTACCGCCGCCTCGGCGCGCGCGTGACCGAGCTCTTCTGCCAGATGGACGGGCGCTTTCCGCACCACCATCCCGATCCGACGGTGGCCGAGAACATGCAGGATCTCGTCCGCGCAGTCGCGAAGGAAAAGGCCGAGCTGGGCATCGCCTTCGACGGCGACGCCGATCGGATCGGCGTCGTCGACGCACGCGGCCGCATCATCTGGGGCGACGAGCTGCTGGTCCTGTACGCGCGCGACGTGCTTGCGCGCAACCCGGGCGGCACCATCGTCTCCGAGGTGAAGTGCTCGCAGCGCCTGTACGACGACATCGCCAAGCACGGCGGCACGGGCATCATGTGGAAGGCCGGCCACTCGCTCCTGAAGGCCAAGATGAAGGAGACCGGGGCCCTGCTCGGCGGCGAGATGAGCGGCCACATCTTCTTCAAGGAGCGCTACTTCGGCTTCGACGACGCGGCCTATGCCGGCGCGCGGCTGCTCGAGATCCTCGGGCGCACCGGCAAGACCGTGGCCGAGCTGCTCGCCGATCTGCCGCCGTCCGTCACGACGCCGGAGATCCGCGTCGACTGCCCGGACGAGGTGAAGTTCAAGGTCGCCGATCGCGTCCGGGACGAATTCCGGAAGGCGGGGCGCGACATCATCGACGTCGACGGCGTGCGGGTCCGCTTCGATCACGGCTGGGGGCTGTTGCGGGCCTCGAACACGCAGCCGGTCCTCGTCATGCGATTCGAGGCGCAGACCAAGGCCCAGCTCGCCGAGTATCAGGCGACCGTCGAAGCCGCGGTCGAAGCCGCCCGCGCGGCCCTCGGTGCCTAG
- the uvrA gene encoding excinuclease ABC subunit UvrA codes for MAGVIRIRGARGHNLKSIDVDIPRERLVVVTGLSGSGKSSLAFDTLYAEGQRRYVESLSAYARQFLEQMEKPDCDGIDGLSPAIAIEQRGVGRNPRSTVGTITEIADYLRLLYARVGEPVCWSCGKAITAQSVQQVVDRLAALPEGTRLWIYAPVVRDRKGEHKKELEDLRRGGFVRARVDGELRELGEEIALAKTQRHTIEVLVDRIVRREGALGRLADSIEVAFRHGDGIALVDVAEPGAAAPVPQLFSERHACPTCGVSYPELSPRFFSFNSPLGACEACGGLGVERRFDPTLIVADPGAPLPRALAGAVLRALPGLDEALMALAVHYTFAPATPWKDLSEAVREVVLRGSGDQAIAFPAGRGGRGMVRRPFEGLVLWLERRLRETRSSWIRDEIEGLVAETHCTTCDGTRLRREARFVRIGGKSIVDLSALAIRDAARFLGGLALTPVQDEIARPILKEVRARLGFLADVGLDYLTLDRGAATLSGGEGQRIRLATQIGSRLTGVLYVLDEPSIGLHQRDNERLLRTLVQLRDLGNTIVVVEHDRDLILAADHVIDMGPGAGVQGGRVVAVGTPAEIMANPASITGRYLARHERVPVPQQRRRGSGWSIGVRGARANNLRSIDVAIPLGTMTCVTGVSGSGKSTLVIDTIYRALARKLGLGSDEAGAHDELTGWQLVDKVVEINQAPIGRSPRSNPATYTGLFGPIRELFAQLPEARARGYGPGRFSFNVKGGRCEACTGDGVIAIEMHFLPDVFVTCDVCRGRRYDRETLEVRFKGLSIADVLDLTVAEALDVLGAVPHARQRLDVLREVGLDYVRLGQAGNTLSGGEAQRVKLAKELARRATGKTLYVLDEPTTGLHFADVQRLLDVLDRLVNAGNTVLLIEHNLDVVKAADWVVDLGPEGGEAGGRVIVAGTPEDVAKSEASHTGHFLRRELEARPNP; via the coding sequence ATGGCGGGTGTGATCCGCATTCGCGGCGCCCGCGGGCACAACCTCAAGAGCATCGACGTCGACATCCCGCGCGAGCGGCTCGTGGTCGTGACCGGCCTTTCGGGCTCGGGCAAGTCGTCCCTCGCGTTCGACACGCTCTACGCCGAAGGCCAGCGCCGCTACGTCGAGTCGCTGTCGGCCTATGCGCGCCAGTTCCTCGAGCAGATGGAGAAGCCGGACTGCGACGGGATCGACGGCCTCTCGCCCGCCATCGCGATCGAGCAGCGCGGCGTCGGGCGCAATCCGCGCTCGACGGTCGGCACCATCACCGAGATCGCCGACTACCTGCGACTGCTCTACGCCCGCGTCGGCGAGCCCGTGTGCTGGAGCTGCGGGAAGGCGATCACCGCCCAGAGCGTCCAGCAGGTGGTGGACCGTCTGGCCGCGCTGCCCGAGGGCACGCGCCTGTGGATCTACGCCCCGGTCGTCCGCGATCGCAAGGGCGAGCACAAGAAGGAGCTGGAGGATCTGCGGCGCGGCGGCTTCGTGCGCGCGCGCGTCGACGGCGAGCTGCGCGAGCTCGGCGAGGAGATCGCACTCGCCAAGACGCAGCGCCACACGATCGAAGTGCTGGTCGATCGGATCGTGCGGCGCGAGGGCGCGCTCGGGCGGCTCGCCGACTCGATCGAGGTCGCGTTCCGGCACGGCGACGGCATCGCGCTCGTCGACGTCGCGGAACCCGGCGCGGCGGCGCCGGTGCCACAGCTCTTCTCCGAGCGGCACGCCTGCCCAACCTGCGGCGTATCGTATCCCGAGCTGTCGCCGCGATTCTTCTCGTTCAACAGTCCGCTCGGCGCGTGCGAGGCCTGCGGTGGTCTCGGCGTGGAGCGGCGCTTCGACCCGACGCTGATCGTGGCCGATCCCGGGGCGCCCTTGCCGCGCGCGCTGGCCGGCGCGGTGCTGCGCGCGCTCCCCGGTCTCGATGAAGCGTTGATGGCCCTCGCCGTCCACTACACGTTCGCTCCGGCGACGCCGTGGAAGGATCTGTCCGAGGCGGTTCGCGAGGTGGTGCTCCGGGGCTCCGGCGACCAGGCGATCGCGTTTCCCGCCGGGCGCGGTGGCCGTGGGATGGTCCGCCGGCCCTTCGAGGGGCTCGTTCTCTGGCTCGAGCGGCGGCTCCGCGAGACGCGCTCCTCGTGGATCCGCGACGAGATCGAGGGTCTGGTCGCCGAGACCCACTGCACGACCTGCGACGGCACGCGTCTGCGTCGCGAGGCGCGTTTCGTTCGTATCGGCGGCAAGAGCATCGTCGACCTGTCGGCGCTCGCGATCCGGGACGCGGCGCGGTTCCTGGGCGGGCTCGCGCTGACGCCCGTGCAGGACGAGATCGCACGGCCCATCTTGAAGGAGGTGCGCGCGCGGCTCGGCTTCCTCGCCGACGTGGGCCTCGACTACCTGACGCTCGATCGCGGGGCGGCAACGCTCTCGGGGGGCGAGGGCCAGCGCATCCGCCTCGCCACGCAGATCGGATCACGCCTGACGGGGGTGCTCTACGTGCTGGACGAGCCGTCGATCGGCCTCCACCAACGGGACAACGAGCGCCTGCTCCGCACGCTCGTCCAACTCCGCGACCTCGGCAACACGATCGTCGTCGTGGAGCACGACCGCGACCTGATCCTGGCGGCGGACCACGTGATCGACATGGGCCCGGGCGCAGGCGTGCAGGGGGGACGGGTGGTCGCCGTCGGCACGCCCGCCGAGATCATGGCGAACCCGGCGTCGATCACGGGGCGCTATCTCGCGCGGCACGAGCGCGTGCCGGTGCCGCAGCAGCGACGGCGCGGCTCGGGATGGTCGATCGGCGTCCGCGGCGCGCGCGCCAACAACCTGCGGAGCATCGACGTCGCCATCCCGCTCGGGACCATGACCTGCGTGACCGGCGTGTCCGGATCGGGGAAGAGCACGCTCGTCATCGACACCATCTACCGGGCCCTGGCCCGCAAGCTCGGGCTCGGCAGTGACGAGGCGGGTGCCCACGACGAGCTCACCGGCTGGCAGCTCGTCGACAAGGTCGTCGAGATCAACCAGGCGCCGATCGGCCGCAGTCCGCGCTCGAACCCCGCGACCTACACCGGCCTCTTCGGCCCCATCCGCGAGCTGTTCGCGCAGCTTCCCGAAGCCCGCGCCCGCGGCTACGGGCCGGGACGCTTCTCGTTCAACGTGAAGGGCGGTCGCTGCGAGGCGTGCACCGGCGACGGGGTCATCGCGATCGAGATGCACTTCCTTCCCGACGTGTTCGTCACCTGCGACGTGTGCCGGGGGCGTCGCTACGACCGGGAGACGCTCGAGGTGCGGTTCAAGGGCCTCTCGATCGCCGACGTCCTCGACCTGACCGTCGCGGAGGCCCTGGACGTCCTGGGCGCCGTGCCCCACGCGCGCCAGCGCCTGGACGTCCTGCGGGAGGTGGGCCTCGACTACGTGCGGCTGGGCCAGGCCGGGAACACGCTGTCGGGCGGCGAGGCGCAGCGGGTGAAGCTCGCCAAGGAGCTCGCCCGGAGAGCCACGGGCAAGACCCTCTACGTGCTCGACGAGCCGACCACCGGCCTCCACTTCGCCGACGTCCAGCGCCTGCTCGACGTGCTGGATAGGCTGGTAAATGCTGGAAATACCGTGCTGTTGATCGAGCACAACCTGGACGTCGTGAAGGCGGCGGACTGGGTCGTCGACCTGGGTCCCGAAGGCGGCGAGGCGGGGGGCCGGGTGATCGTCGCGGGGACTCCCGAGGACGTCGCGAAGTCCGAAGCGTCCCACACAGGGCACTTCCTCCGGCGCGAGCTCGAAGCTCGTCCGAATCCTTGA
- a CDS encoding IscS subfamily cysteine desulfurase, whose translation MMTKGIYMDNHATTPVDPRVLEAMLPYFSEHFGNAASRSHGFGWDAEKAVETAREQVARLVGAKAKDIVWTSGATESDNLAIQGVVEFYKDKGTHVVTQVTEHKAVLDTCRHLERTGRATVTYLPVDKYGMIDLDDLRKAITDKTVLVSIMFANNEVGTIQPVAEIGKICRERGVLFHCDAVQGASLLPIDVDAMCIDLMSLSAHKMYGPKGVGTLYVRSRGPRVRLTPILHGGGHERGMRSGTLNVPGIVGFGRAAELAKDGMADESQRIARLRERLRAGIFEQLDEVYLNGHPVHRHPGNLNVSFAYVEGESLLMGLNGSVHALAASASLPAIAVSSGSACTSATLEPSYVLKALGVGEDLAHTSIRFGLGRFNTEEDVDYVLDRVVTEVRRLRDLSPLYEMAKEGIDLNSVAWQRE comes from the coding sequence ATGATGACCAAGGGCATCTACATGGACAACCACGCGACCACGCCGGTCGACCCGCGCGTGCTCGAGGCCATGCTGCCGTACTTCTCCGAGCACTTCGGGAACGCCGCCAGCCGCAGCCACGGGTTCGGCTGGGACGCCGAGAAGGCGGTCGAGACGGCCCGGGAGCAGGTCGCTCGGCTCGTCGGCGCAAAGGCGAAGGACATCGTGTGGACGAGCGGGGCGACCGAGTCCGACAACCTGGCGATCCAGGGCGTGGTCGAGTTCTACAAGGACAAGGGCACCCACGTGGTCACCCAGGTGACCGAGCACAAGGCGGTGCTCGACACCTGCCGGCACCTCGAGCGCACCGGCCGTGCGACGGTCACCTACCTCCCCGTCGACAAGTACGGGATGATCGACCTCGACGACCTCCGCAAGGCGATCACCGACAAGACGGTGCTCGTCTCGATCATGTTCGCGAACAACGAGGTCGGCACGATCCAGCCGGTCGCCGAGATCGGGAAGATCTGTCGCGAGCGCGGCGTCCTGTTCCACTGCGACGCGGTGCAGGGCGCGAGTCTGCTGCCGATCGACGTCGACGCGATGTGTATCGACCTCATGTCGCTGAGCGCCCACAAGATGTACGGTCCCAAGGGCGTCGGCACGCTCTACGTACGGTCCCGAGGGCCGCGCGTGCGGCTCACGCCGATCCTCCACGGCGGCGGCCACGAGCGCGGGATGCGCTCGGGGACGCTCAACGTGCCGGGGATCGTCGGGTTCGGACGGGCGGCGGAGCTCGCCAAGGACGGCATGGCCGACGAATCGCAGCGCATCGCCCGCCTGCGCGAACGGCTACGCGCCGGGATCTTCGAGCAGCTCGACGAGGTGTACCTGAACGGCCATCCGGTCCATCGCCATCCCGGGAACCTGAACGTGAGCTTCGCCTACGTCGAGGGCGAGTCGCTCCTGATGGGCCTCAACGGCTCCGTGCACGCGCTCGCGGCGTCGGCCTCGCTCCCGGCGATCGCGGTGTCGTCGGGCTCGGCGTGCACGTCGGCGACGCTCGAGCCGTCCTACGTGCTGAAGGCGCTCGGCGTGGGCGAGGACCTCGCGCACACGTCGATCCGGTTCGGGCTCGGTCGATTCAACACGGAAGAGGACGTCGACTACGTCCTCGATCGCGTCGTCACCGAGGTGCGGCGCCTGCGCGATCTGTCGCCGCTCTACGAGATGGCGAAGGAAGGCATCGATCTCAACTCCGTCGCCTGGCAGCGCGAGTGA
- the iscU gene encoding Fe-S cluster assembly scaffold IscU: MAYSDKVLDHYSNPRNVGALDKNDPNVGTGVVGAPECGDVMKLQLKISDAGVVEDAKFKTFGCGSAIASSSYVTELVKGKTVDEVLEIRNTHIVEELSLPPVKIHCSVLAEDGIKAAISDWKKKRAGEMPAPAKKTA; encoded by the coding sequence ATGGCGTACAGCGACAAGGTACTGGATCACTACTCGAACCCGCGCAACGTGGGTGCGCTCGACAAGAACGATCCCAACGTCGGCACGGGCGTCGTGGGCGCCCCGGAGTGCGGCGACGTCATGAAGCTGCAGTTGAAGATCAGCGACGCCGGCGTGGTCGAGGACGCCAAGTTCAAGACGTTCGGTTGTGGCAGCGCGATCGCCAGCTCGAGCTACGTCACCGAGCTCGTGAAGGGAAAGACCGTCGACGAGGTGCTGGAGATCAGGAACACGCACATCGTCGAGGAGCTCTCGCTGCCGCCGGTGAAGATCCACTGCTCGGTGCTGGCGGAGGACGGCATCAAGGCCGCCATCTCCGACTGGAAGAAGAAGCGCGCGGGCGAGATGCCCGCGCCCGCCAAGAAGACCGCGTAA
- a CDS encoding iron-sulfur cluster assembly accessory protein, whose product MIEMTDTAADKIKKLAAEKGIEDGGLRVKVVGGGCSGLTYKMDVDQRRDGDKVFEHGGAKLVIDRKSFLYLNGTILDYKDELMSSGFMLQNPNVKRSCGCGSSFIV is encoded by the coding sequence ATGATCGAGATGACGGACACCGCCGCGGACAAGATCAAGAAGCTCGCGGCCGAGAAGGGCATCGAAGACGGCGGCCTGCGCGTGAAGGTCGTCGGCGGCGGGTGCTCGGGCCTCACCTACAAGATGGACGTCGATCAGCGGCGCGACGGCGACAAGGTGTTCGAGCACGGCGGCGCGAAGCTGGTGATCGATCGCAAGAGCTTTCTGTACCTCAACGGAACGATTCTCGACTACAAGGACGAGCTCATGTCGTCGGGGTTCATGCTGCAGAACCCGAACGTGAAGCGCTCCTGCGGCTGCGGCTCGTCCTTCATCGTGTGA
- the hscB gene encoding Fe-S protein assembly co-chaperone HscB produces the protein MLAVHRDGECWHCTRRTGLSAACSSCSAPQPIGDADLFAVLDLPRRLTIGRDDLERRYLDASRAVHPDRHQTGDARMRELSLTASAAVNRAYRTLRDPVERGRYWLELHGEPLGRDNNRVPPALAELVFQTQEALEELRGAPNDPALRRSVEGIHTSLDERLRGLERDLEERYAAWDSGNATAPAILADLKRRLSEIAYLGTLADDVDETLGV, from the coding sequence GTGCTGGCGGTTCATCGCGATGGCGAGTGCTGGCACTGCACCCGGCGGACGGGCCTCTCGGCCGCGTGTTCGTCGTGCAGCGCGCCGCAGCCGATCGGCGACGCCGACCTGTTCGCGGTATTGGATCTGCCGCGCCGGCTGACCATCGGCCGCGACGACCTCGAGCGCCGCTATCTCGACGCGTCCCGCGCCGTCCATCCGGACCGCCATCAGACTGGCGATGCCCGCATGCGGGAGCTCTCGCTCACCGCGAGTGCCGCGGTCAACCGCGCCTACCGTACGCTGCGCGACCCGGTGGAGCGGGGCCGCTACTGGCTGGAGCTCCACGGTGAGCCCCTCGGGCGCGACAACAACCGCGTACCACCGGCGCTTGCCGAGCTCGTCTTCCAGACGCAGGAAGCGCTCGAGGAGCTGCGTGGCGCGCCGAACGATCCAGCGCTCCGCCGCTCGGTCGAGGGGATCCACACGAGCCTCGACGAGCGCCTGCGAGGCCTCGAGCGCGATCTCGAGGAGCGCTATGCCGCCTGGGATTCCGGGAATGCGACCGCTCCAGCCATTCTCGCGGACTTGAAGCGCCGGCTCTCGGAGATCGCCTACTTGGGGACGCTCGCCGACGACGTCGACGAGACGCTGGGCGTTTGA
- the hscA gene encoding Fe-S protein assembly chaperone HscA has translation MARVIGIDLGTTNSLVALLEGGTPRCLPNPVTGEVLLPSAVTFLPGGEVVVGRDAKALAAERPFDTILSVKRFMGLGYEHVTDEDRRRYRFAEPRDGRSDVVRFVAGGREVTPPEVSSYVLRELKRWAEAAIGEPVERAVVTVPAYFNDSQRQATRAASRLAGLEVLRLVNEPTAASLAYGLDKGDEGVVAVYDLGGGTFDVSILRLRGGVFEVLATGGDTRLGGDDLDTRLADVIARDLPEAIRSHPQVRAQVLQLAEQTKRALSSQERAEIVLVPPGGAGEVRRTITRAEFEELVRDIVERTSRPCRQALKDSGQKTEDVRNVVAVGGSTRVPLVRRHMEALFGRPPLADIDPDQVVALGAGIQAGILTGGRKDMLLLDVVPLSLGIETMGGVFTRLIDRNTTIPTGVKETFTTAADDQTAVDVHVLQGERELAADNRSLARFRIPIESMPAGVPRIELTFLVDANGILSVTAADLRTGRERTVEVKPSHGLTDDELERMLEESIDHAEDDVRQRMVREARVDAEVILHATRAQLAKHAGLLEPGEREHLQAAVQALEAAAAGDDPVAIRDAYDALSQASEPFARRIMDAALVESVGGHTLEEL, from the coding sequence ATGGCACGGGTCATCGGCATAGACCTCGGGACGACGAACAGCCTCGTCGCCCTGCTGGAAGGCGGGACGCCACGCTGCCTCCCGAATCCCGTGACCGGCGAGGTCCTGCTGCCGTCGGCCGTGACCTTCCTCCCGGGCGGCGAGGTCGTAGTCGGGCGAGATGCGAAGGCGCTCGCCGCCGAGCGTCCCTTCGATACCATCCTGTCCGTCAAGCGCTTCATGGGGCTCGGCTACGAGCACGTGACCGACGAGGATCGCCGGCGCTACCGCTTCGCCGAGCCGCGCGACGGGCGCAGCGACGTCGTGCGCTTCGTGGCCGGCGGTCGCGAGGTGACGCCGCCGGAAGTGTCGTCGTACGTGCTCCGCGAGCTCAAGCGGTGGGCGGAGGCGGCGATCGGCGAGCCGGTCGAGCGAGCCGTCGTGACGGTGCCCGCCTACTTCAACGACAGCCAGCGCCAGGCGACGCGAGCCGCCAGCCGTCTCGCGGGTCTCGAAGTGCTGCGTCTCGTGAACGAGCCGACGGCCGCCTCGCTCGCCTACGGGCTCGACAAGGGCGACGAGGGTGTGGTCGCGGTCTACGACCTCGGCGGCGGGACGTTCGACGTGTCGATCCTGCGCCTGCGCGGCGGCGTCTTCGAGGTGCTCGCGACCGGCGGCGATACGCGCCTCGGCGGCGACGATCTCGACACGCGCCTCGCCGACGTGATCGCCCGGGACCTGCCGGAGGCGATCCGGAGCCACCCGCAGGTACGCGCCCAGGTGCTGCAGCTCGCCGAGCAGACCAAGCGCGCGCTGTCGTCGCAGGAACGCGCCGAGATCGTGCTCGTGCCTCCCGGAGGAGCGGGGGAGGTTCGCCGTACGATCACGCGTGCCGAGTTCGAGGAGCTCGTTCGGGACATCGTCGAGCGCACGAGCCGGCCCTGCCGGCAGGCCCTCAAGGACTCCGGACAGAAGACGGAGGACGTCCGCAACGTCGTCGCCGTCGGCGGGTCGACCCGCGTGCCGCTGGTGCGCCGCCACATGGAGGCGCTCTTCGGGCGCCCGCCGCTCGCCGACATCGACCCCGACCAGGTGGTCGCGCTCGGCGCCGGCATCCAGGCGGGCATCCTCACCGGCGGGCGCAAGGACATGCTGCTCCTCGATGTGGTCCCGCTCTCGCTCGGGATCGAGACCATGGGCGGCGTGTTCACGCGCCTCATCGATCGCAACACGACGATTCCGACCGGGGTGAAGGAGACCTTCACGACCGCCGCCGACGACCAGACCGCCGTCGACGTGCACGTCCTGCAAGGCGAGCGCGAGCTCGCGGCCGACAACCGGAGCCTCGCGCGGTTCCGGATTCCGATCGAGTCGATGCCGGCGGGCGTTCCGCGCATCGAGCTCACCTTCCTGGTCGACGCGAACGGCATTCTCTCGGTCACGGCGGCGGATCTCCGAACGGGTCGCGAGCGCACCGTCGAGGTGAAGCCCTCCCACGGTCTCACCGACGACGAGCTCGAGCGCATGCTCGAGGAGTCGATCGATCATGCCGAGGACGACGTGCGGCAGCGAATGGTGCGCGAGGCTCGCGTCGACGCCGAAGTGATCCTCCACGCGACGCGCGCGCAGCTCGCAAAGCACGCGGGCCTGCTCGAGCCGGGTGAGCGGGAGCACCTCCAGGCGGCCGTGCAGGCCCTCGAAGCGGCGGCCGCCGGCGACGACCCGGTCGCGATCCGCGACGCGTACGACGCGCTCAGCCAGGCGAGCGAGCCGTTCGCGCGGCGGATCATGGATGCGGCGCTCGTCGAGAGTGTCGGCGGACACACCCTGGAGGAGCTCTGA
- the iscX gene encoding Fe-S cluster assembly protein IscX: MELRWDDAEEIGEALAEAHPTVDPLGVRFTDMHRWICALPDFADDPSRSSEGALERIQMAWAEIRNEKE; this comes from the coding sequence ATGGAGCTGCGGTGGGACGACGCCGAAGAGATCGGCGAGGCCCTGGCGGAGGCGCATCCGACCGTCGATCCTCTCGGGGTCCGCTTCACCGACATGCATCGCTGGATCTGCGCGTTGCCCGACTTCGCCGACGACCCGAGCCGATCCAGCGAGGGGGCCCTCGAACGTATCCAGATGGCCTGGGCCGAGATCCGGAACGAAAAGGAATAG
- a CDS encoding Rrf2 family transcriptional regulator, with amino-acid sequence MSFMQVSRKVDYALRAAIHLASDAHRERACSVAEIAERERIPRQFLEKIIRDLIRTGLVRSRRGPHGGYVLARAAEEVTFKDVIEAVEGPISLNVCVGEHAECFLLGTCGMNRVWAEGQRRVMDLFQNTTIASVRHALPGGDSGPIRPEYSSPAGV; translated from the coding sequence ATGTCGTTCATGCAGGTGAGCCGCAAGGTCGACTATGCCCTCCGGGCCGCCATCCACCTCGCGAGTGACGCGCATCGCGAGCGGGCCTGCTCGGTCGCGGAGATCGCCGAGCGCGAGCGCATTCCGCGGCAGTTTCTCGAGAAGATCATCCGGGACCTCATCAGGACCGGCCTGGTGCGCTCCCGGCGCGGACCCCACGGGGGCTACGTGCTGGCGCGCGCCGCCGAGGAGGTCACATTCAAGGATGTAATCGAAGCGGTCGAGGGGCCGATCTCCCTCAACGTCTGTGTAGGGGAGCATGCGGAATGCTTCCTGCTAGGCACCTGCGGCATGAACCGCGTCTGGGCCGAGGGGCAGCGCCGGGTCATGGATCTGTTTCAGAACACCACGATCGCGTCGGTCCGTCACGCGCTTCCGGGAGGGGATTCCGGCCCGATTCGCCCTGAATATTCGTCACCTGCGGGGGTCTAA
- a CDS encoding acyl carrier protein, translating into MERVSARRQDPTGCGHLGLRELLEPQLRRLVAERLGTPEEWLRPEVSLVHDLAVDSLDLTEIAVEAEQRFDVSLPEATMDRVRTYGDLVDVVIDARLTTSPPAVPSVFVRASVLPAARDGRGVVTRSAWLSAYTVETLAADARRAGPGAKLAITVPAAAPLATAERVERCFAHLGPLGVAVDVHHERPRDRRAVA; encoded by the coding sequence ATGGAGCGGGTGTCGGCTCGACGACAGGACCCGACGGGCTGCGGGCATCTGGGACTGCGGGAGCTTCTCGAACCGCAGCTTCGGCGGCTCGTCGCCGAGCGTCTCGGTACGCCGGAGGAATGGCTCCGGCCGGAGGTTTCTCTCGTGCACGATTTGGCGGTCGATTCCCTCGATCTCACGGAGATCGCCGTGGAAGCCGAGCAGCGCTTCGACGTCAGCCTCCCCGAGGCGACCATGGATCGAGTTCGCACCTACGGCGATCTCGTCGACGTCGTGATCGACGCGCGTCTCACGACGTCCCCGCCGGCGGTACCGTCCGTGTTCGTTCGGGCGTCCGTGCTTCCCGCGGCGCGCGACGGGCGCGGCGTCGTCACGCGTTCGGCGTGGCTCTCGGCCTACACGGTCGAGACGCTCGCCGCCGATGCGCGACGTGCCGGTCCGGGCGCCAAGCTCGCCATCACCGTGCCGGCGGCGGCTCCACTCGCGACCGCCGAGCGCGTCGAGCGGTGCTTCGCGCATCTGGGACCGCTCGGCGTCG